One genomic region from Argentina anserina chromosome 2, drPotAnse1.1, whole genome shotgun sequence encodes:
- the LOC126782778 gene encoding tyrosine decarboxylase 2 produces the protein MEGGLKPMDTEQLRENAHKMVDFIADYYKTIEDFPVLSQVQPGYLRELLPDSAPTQPESLQHIFDDIQAKILPGVTHWQSPNFFAYYPSNSSIAGFLGEMLSAGLNIVGFSWVTSPAATELEMIVLDWLAKLIKLPDEFLSAGQGGGVIQGTASEAVLVVMLAARDKILRRVGKNALEKLVVYASDQTHSALQKACQIAGIHPENCRMLSTSSTTNYALSPSVLNEAISNDITCGLIPFFLCGTVGTTSSTAVDPLVVLGEIAKDNEMWFHVDAAYAGSACICPEYRHYIDGVEKADSFNMNAHKWFLTNFDCSVLWIKDRNALVQSLSTNPEFLKNKASQANMVVDYKDWQIPLGRRFRSLKLWMVLRLYGLENLQSYIRNHINLAKKFEELVAQDPRFEIVTPRLYSLVCFRLLPPHGDEACARKLNHDLLDAVNSTGKIYISHTVLSGTYILRFAVGAPLTEEKHVNAAWKVLQDEASALLATSLG, from the exons AT GGAGGGTGGATTGAAGCCAATGGATACTGAGCAGCTCAGAGAGAATGCTCACAAGATGGTGGATTTCATTGCTGATTACTACAAAACCATTGAGGATTTCCCTGTTCTCAGCCAAGTTCAG CCCGGATATCTCCGAGAACTTCTACCTGATTCTGCGCCTACTCAACCAGAATCTTTGCAACATATATTTGATG ATATCCAGGCCAAGATACTACCAGGGGTGACCCATTGGCAGAGTCCAAACTTCTTTGCTTATTATCCTTCTAATAGCAGCATTGCTGGATTTTTGGGGGAGATGCTCAGTGCTGGTCTTAACATTGTGGGTTTTAGTTGGGTGACTTCTCCTGCAGCAACAGAACTGGAGATGATCGTTCTTGATTGGCTTGCTAAATTGATTAAACTTCCAGACGAGTTTCTTTCAGCAG GACAAGGTGGTGGTGTGATACAAGGCACTGCAAGTGAGGCTGTTCTAGTTGTAATGCTGGCTGCTCGTGATAAGATTTTGAGAAGGGTAGGGAAAAATGCCCTTGAGAAGCTTGTTGTTTATGCATCTGATCAAACACATTCAGCCTTGCAGAAAGCCTGTCAG ATAGCAGGAATCCATCCTGAGAATTGCAGGATGCTGAGTACCAGCTCAACTACTAATTATGCTCTTTCCCCCAGTGTACTTAATGAAGCAATTTCAAATGACATCACCTGTGGTTTAATTCCTTTTTTCTTATGTGGAACA GTTGGTACTACTTCTTCAACAGCAGTTGATCCATTGGTAGTACTGGGAGAGATTGCAAAG GACAACGAAATGTGGTTCCATGTCGATGCTGCATATGCTGGCAGTGCCTGTATTTGTCCTGAATACCGCCACTACATTGATGGTGTTGAGAAAGCAGACTCATTTAACATGAATGCTCATAAATGGTTTCTCACGAACTTTGATTGTTCAGTGCTCTGGATCAAG GATAGAAATGCTTTGGTCCAATCCTTGTCTACGAATCCTGAGTTCCTGAAAAACAAG GCATCTCAAGCAAACATGGTTGTGGATTACAAAGATTGGCAAATTCCACTTGGACGACGGTTTAG ATCATTGAAGCTATGGATGGTGTTGCGACTTTATGGTTTGGAGAACCTACAGTCCTACATAAGAAATCATATCAATTTGGCCAAAAAATTTGAAGAGCTTGTTGCTCAAGACCCCCGGTTTGAG ATTGTTACTCCACGACTCTATTCGTTAGTTTGTTTTCGCCTTCTGCCTCCTCATGGTGATGAGGCCTGCGCCAGAAAATTGAACCATGACCTATTAGATGCTGTAAATTCAACAGGGAAGATTTACATTTCTCACACA GTCCTCTCTGGTACATACATATTACGTTTTGCAGTAGGAGCTCCATTGACTGAGGAGAAGCATGTTAATGCAGCATGGAAGGTTTTGCAAGATGAGGCATCTGCACTGCTAGCAACCTCTTTAGGTTGA
- the LOC126785268 gene encoding ABC transporter C family member 5, with amino-acid sequence MGLTLLLHKIPASSLFLSFPNPVLQSQMTLLAAVQELPFLELSSIFINLALVIAFLLVVSVRRMFVCLGRIRVVKDDLGLSGNPMRDDSVVDGGIQEVRVGTDFKFSVFCCIYVLFVQVVVLGFDGVGLVRGGGGGRGEVVHWSVLCLPAAHALAWFVLSFSVLHCKFKAAEKLPFLMRVWWVVSFGLCLCTLYVDGRSFVEQGLIHLRSHVVANFAATPALAFLCFLAFRGVTGVVVCRNSELQEPLLEEEAGCLKVTPYSDAGIFSLATLSWINPLLSTGAKRPLEIKDIPLLAPKDRAKTNYKVLNSNWEKLKAEDPSRQPSLAWAILKSFWKEAACNAIFAGLNTLVSYVGPYMISYFVDYLGGIETFPHEGYILAGTFFAAKLVETITTRQWYLGVDILGMHVRSALTAMVYRKGLRLSSSAKQSHTSGEIVNYMAVDVQRIGDYSWYLHDIWMLPLQIVLALAILYKNVGIASVATLIATIISIVLTVPLAKIQEDYQDKLMTAKDERMRKTSECLRNMRILKLQAWEDRYRLMLEEMRSVEFKYLRKALYSQAFITFMFWSSPIFVSAVTFGTSIFLGTRLTAGGVLSALATFRILQEPLRNFPDLVSMMAQTKVSLDRISGFLQEEELQQDATIVLPRGITSTSIEIKDGVFNWDPSSARPTLSGVQMKVERGMRVAVCGMVGSGKSSFLSCILGEIPKISGEVKLCGTAAYVSQSAWIQSGNIEENILFGSPMEKPKYKKVIHACSLKKDLELFSHGDQTIIGDRGINLSGGQKQRVQLARALYQDADIYLLDDPFSAVDAHTGSELFKEYILTALEDKTVVFVTHQVEFLPSADLILVLKHGRIIQAGKYDDLLQAGTDFKTLVSAHHEAIEAMDIPNYSSSDSDHSLCPDGSVKNGDATSSSVDCLVKEVQEGPSAAEQKAIKEKKKAKRARKKQLVQDEERVRGRVSMKVYLSYMAAAYKGSLIPLIIIAQVIFQFLQIASSWWMAWANPQTQGDQPKVTAMVLLGVYMALAFGSSWFIFIRAVLVATFGLEAAQKLFLKMLRSVFRAPMSFFDSTPAGRILNRVSIDQSVVDLDIPFRLGGFASTTIQLIGIIGVMTKVTWQVLLLVVPMAIACLWMQKYYMASSRELVRIVSIQKSPIIHLFGESIAGAATIRGFGQEKRFMKRNLYFLDCFARPFFCSIAAIEWLCLRMELLSTFVFAFCMLLLVSFPHGTIDPSMAGLAVTYGLNLNARLSRWILSFCKLENKIISIERIYQYSQIPSEAPPVIEDSRPPTRWPENGTIELHDLKVRYKESLPVVLHGVSCTFPGGKKIGIVGRTGSGKSTLIQALFRLIEPAGGRILIDKIDISTLGLHDLRSRLSIIPQDPTLFEGTIRENLDPLQEHSDHEVWQALDKSQLGEVIRKTEHKLDSPVLENGDNWSVGQRQLVSLGRALLKQAKILVLDEATASVDTQTDNLIQKIIRSEFKNCTVCTIAHRIPTVIDSDVVLVLSDGRVAEFDTPQRLLEDKSSMFLKLVTEYSSRSSDF; translated from the exons ATGGGTCTCACTCTGTTGCTCCACAAAATCCCAGCTTCTTCATTGTTCTTATCTTTTCCTAACCCAGTTCTGCAATCCCAGATGACCCTTTTGGCTGCTGTGCAAGAGCTTCCCTTTCTGGAGCTCTCTTCAATTTTCATTAATTTGGCACTGGTTATTGCATTTCTGTTGGTTGTTTCTGTCCGGCGGATGTTTGTCTGTCTTGGCCGGATTAGGGTGGTGAAGGATGATTTGGGTTTAAGTGGGAACCCAATGAGGGATGATAGTGTTGTTGATGGGGGAATTCAGGAGGTTAGAGTTGGTACGGACTttaaattttcagttttttgcTGTATCTATGTGTTGTTTGTGCAAGTTGTGGTGTTGGGGTTTGATGGGGTTGGTTTGGTTAGAGGAGGGGGAGGAGGAAGGGGTGAGGTGGTGCATTGGTCTGTGCTTTGCTTACCAGCTGCACATGCTTTAGCTTGGTTTGTGCTGAGCTTCTCGGTTTTGCATTGTAAGTTCAAGGCTGCCGAAAAGTTGCCATTTCTGATGAGGGTTTGGTGGGTTGTGTCATTTGGCTTGTGCTTGTGCACTTTGTATGTTGATGGGAGAAGTTTTGTAGAACAAGGGTTGATACACCTTCGCTCTCATGTTGTGGCTAATTTTGCAGCCACACCAGCTCTAGCGTTTCTCTGTTTCCTTGCTTTTAGGGGTGTGACGGGTGTGGTAGTTTGTAGAAACTCTGAGCTTCAAGAGCCATTgcttgaagaagaagcagGGTGTCTTAAGGTTACACCTTATAGTGATGCTGGGATTTTCAGCTTGGCTACACTATCTTGGATAAACCCTCTTCTTTCAACTGGGGCAAAGAGACCGCTTGAGATCAAGGATATTCCTCTACTGGCACCAAAAGATCGAGCCAAGACCAACTATAAGGTCTTGAATTCAAATTGGGAAAAACTGAAGGCTGAAGATCCTTCAAGGCAACCTTCTTTAGCGTGGGCAATTCTCAAGTCCTTTTGGAAGGAGGCAGCTTGTAATGCTATTTTCGCTGGCTTGAACACTCTTGTTTCATATGTCGGTCCTTATATGATCAGCTATTTCGTTGATTACTTGGGGGGGATAGAGACTTTCCCTCATGAAGGGTATATCCTTGCTGGGACCTTCTTTGCAGCGAAGCTAGTTGAGACCATAACAACTAGGCAGTGGTATCTTGGGGTGGACATTTTGGGTATGCATGTACGATCAGCTCTGACGGCAATGGTATACAGAAAGGGACTCAGGCTTTCCAGCTCAGCCAAGCAAAGTCACACTAGTGGAGAGATAGTTAACTACATGGCTGTTGATGTTCAGAGGATAGGGGACTATTCCTGGTATCTTCATGACATATGGATGCTTCCTCTGCAGATTGTTCTTGCCCTTGCAATTCTATACAAGAATGTTGGAATTGCTTCTGTTGCTACATTGATTGCCACCATTATCTCCATTGTTCTTACTGTACCCTTGGCAAAGATACAAGAGGATTATCAAGACAAGTTGATGACTGCCAAGGATGAGAGAATGAGGAAGACTTCTGAGTGCCTGCGGAACATGAGAATTCTCAAGTTGCAAGCTTGGGAGGACAGATACCGACTGATGTTAGAAGAGATGCGTAGTGTGGAGTTTAAATATCTACGCAAAGCCCTCTACTCGCAAGCTTTTATCACATTCATGTTCTGGAGCTCTCCTATATTTGTTTCAGCAGTCACATTTGGTACTTCTATATTTTTGGGTACTCGTCTCACTGCAGGTGGTGTTCTTTCTGCTCTAGCCACTTTCAGGATCCTCCAAGAACCACTCAGGAATTTCCCTGACCTGGTATCGATGATGGCTCAGACAAAAGTTTCCCTTGATCGTATTTCTGGGTTCTTGCAGGAGGAAGAGTTGCAGCAAGATGCAACAATCGTCCTGCCACGGGGCATCACAAGCACATCAATAGAAATTAAAGATGGCGTGTTTAACTGGGACCCTTCCTCTGCAAGACCAACATTATCAGGAGTCCAAATGAAAGTGGAAAGAGGGATGCGTGTGGCTGTATGCGGAATGGTTGGTTCTGGAAAATCAAGTTTTCTTTCTTGCATACTCGGGGAGATCCCAAAAATCTCCGGTGAA GTAAAGTTGTGTGGTACTGCTGCTTATGTTTCTCAGTCAGCATGGATACAGTCTGGTAatattgaagaaaatattCTTTTTGGTAGCCCCATGGAGAAACCAAAATACAAGAAGGTTATTCATGCTTGTTCACTGAAAAAGGATTTGGAACTATTTTCACATGGAGATCAGACCATAATTGGTGATAGAGGCATAAATTTGAGTGGTGGCCAGAAGCAACGTGTGCAGCTTGCAAGGGCACTGTATCAAGATGCTGACATTTATTTACTTGACGACCCCTTCAGTGCAGTTGATGCACACACTGGATCAGAGTTGTTTAAG GAATACATATTAACAGCATTAGAAGACAAGACTGTTGTCTTTGTGACCCATCAAGTCGAATTTCTGCCTTCTGCTGATTTAATCCTG GTTCTTAAACATGGGCGTATCATACAAGCAGGAAAATATGATGATCTTTTACAGGCAGGAACTGATTTTAAGACTCTAGTCTCAGCACACCATGAAGCAATTGAAGCTATGGATATTCCTAATTATTCATCAAGCGACTCAGATCACAGCTTGTGTCCAGATGGCTCTGTCAAAAATGGTGATGCAACAAGCAGTAGTGTTGATTGTTTGGTGAAGGAAGTGCAAGAAGGTCCATCAGCTGCAGAGCAGAAAgcaattaaagagaaaaagaaggcaAAGCGTGCAAGAAAGAAGCAGCTTGTGCAAGATGAGGAAAGGGTAAGAGGAAGAGTCAGCATGAAGGTTTACTTGTCATACATGGCTGCAGCATATAAAGGATCGCTGATTCCACTCATAATCATTGCACAAGTAATATTTCAATTCCTTCAAATTGCTAGTAGTTGGTGGATGGCTTGGGCGAATCCTCAAACTCAGGGAGATCAGCCTAAAGTGACTGCTATGGTCCTTCTTGGTGTATACATGGCCCTTGCATTTGGGAGCTCTTGGTTTATATTTATTAGGGCTGTGTTAGTAGCTACATTTGGTCTAGAAGCTGCACAGAAATTGTTTTTGAAGATGCTTAGGAGTGTTTTCCGCGCACCAATGTCTTTCTTTGACTCTACCCCTGCTGGACGAATCTTGAATCGT GTATCGATTGATCAAAGTGTGGTGGATCTTGATATACCTTTTAGACTTGGTGGGTTTGCTTCAACGACAATACAGCTTATAGGCATTATCGGTGTGATGACCAAAGTTACCTGGCAAGTTTTGCTTCTTGTTGTTCCTATGGCCATTGCTTGTTTGTGGATGCAG AAATATTACATGGCTTCGTCAAGGGAATTAGTACGAATTGTTAGCATTCAGAAATCTCCAATTATCCATCTTTTCGGTGAGTCAATTGCAGGGGCAGCCACAATAAGAGGATTTGGACAAGAAAAGAGGTTTATGAAGAGAAATCTATATTTCCTCGATTGTTTTGCTCGCCCATTCTTTTGCAGTATTGCTGCTATTGAATGGCTCTGCCTAAGGATGGAGTTGCTCTcgacttttgtgtttgctttcTGCATGCTTTTACTTGTGAGCTTTCCACATGGAACCATTGATCCAA GCATGGCGGGTCTTGCTGTAACATATGGCTTGAATTTAAATGCACGATTATCACGGTGGATACTTAGCTTCTGCAAGCTTGAGAACAAAATTATCTCCATAGAAAGGATTTATCAGTACAGTCAAATTCCAAGTGAAGCCCCCCCAGTTATTGAAGATTCTCGTCCTCCAACAAGATGGCCAGAGAATGGAACAATTGAACTGCATGATTTAAAG GTTCGTTACAAGGAAAGTCTTCCTGTAGTGCTTCATGGGGTATCTTGCACTTTTCCTGGCGGAAAAAAGATTGGAATTGTTGGACGTACTGGAAGTGGCAAATCCACTTTGATCCAGGCCTTATTTCGACTGATTGAACCAGCAGGTGGAAGAATCCTTATAGACAAAATAGATATTTCTACACTTGGTCTTCATGATCTCCGTAGTCGTCTCAGTATCATACCCCAGGATCCTACCTTATTTGAAGGAACTATTAGGGAAAATCTTGATCCCCTTCAAGAGCATTCGGATCATGAAGTTTGGCAG GCACTTGACAAATCTCAGCTTGGAGAGGTAATCCGCAAAACAGAGCACAAGCTTGATTCACCAG TGCTAGAAAATGGAGATAATTGGAGTGTGGGGCAGCGACAACTTGTTTCTCTGGGCCGGGCATTGCTTAAGCAGGCCAAAATACTGGTGCTTGATGAAGCAACAGCATCAGTTGATACGCAGACAGACAACCTCATCCAGAAAATCATTCGATCAGAGTTTAAGAACTGTACTGTGTGCACTATAGCTCATCGCATACCAACCGTCATTGACAGTGATGTAGTATTGGTTCTTAGTGATG GTCGAGTGGCAGAGTTTGATACTCCTCAAAGGCTGTTAGAAGATAAATCATCCATGTTTCTAAAATTGGTGACCGAGTATTCATCAAGGTCATCAGATTTTTGA